One genomic segment of Myxococcales bacterium includes these proteins:
- the uvrA gene encoding excinuclease ABC subunit UvrA, with amino-acid sequence MLPAVLRGARTHNLKNVSLTFEPGELVCLTGPSGAGKSSLAIDTIYAEGQRRFVESFSPYARQFLERLPRPPIDSLDPVAATVAVDRRAPIKSSRSTLATMADLEPYLAGLFAREAVPMCPDCGELAVPTAAAEAVERLLAQGTEKERVRVSYVVRAADAEAFLELRETLAKEGYRRLVVGGTLRDVDDVRPSEATAPDVRLEVVLDRATLAKRETRRLQQAVETAWLRGEGRAELLVEGTDESAPRRLSLARGLACPRCSKAFEPARAALFSYNSPLGACPACRGFGRTIEIDWEKVIPDTSRSLAKGAIRAWSGSSSEWERETLIRFAKKKKIPLDVPWASLTDAQRALVLEGEGDWEGGKYPGVRAWFKWLESRTYKMHVRVFLARYRDYVPCTACQGARLGVVPLSYRVGGKNLRDWHAATIAEARASLDALVVADPQGKRLQQELGARLRYLEDVGLAYLTLDRQARTLSGGEAQRAGLTTALGASLTGALFVLDEPTVGLHALDVPALGRAIQRLADAGNGVVLIEHDRTLIESADRVIELGPGAGHDGGHVLFDGTPAALAKRTDLPTGAAWSAEDRKGSAVTERRNASGALGVRGASANNLVNVDVDVPLGVLCALTGPSGSGKSTLAGDVIYRAVARALGDVSVPEAKGLRTVDGIGSLKRAVLVDQSPLGRTARGNAATYTKAWDRFRARFGAEPGATMRGLGPSHFSFNVGGPGSGRCETCSGEGYETVEMQFLADVAILCAACLGKRFRPEVLAVKHGGLSVAEVLELPASRALELFHPREAKDPVLHRALSPLVRVGLGYLPLGQPLSTLSGGEAQRLKLARALAQDAKGALFVVDEPSAGLHGSDTRYVIDALRALVDEGASVLVVEHDLDVIRSADWIIDLGPGGGPEGGRVVAQGTPEDLAASDSRTGIALRERTTLPRRGALDRGRAPNAITVENATEHNLKHVSCSIPHGKLSVVTGPSGSGKSSLAFDVVFAEGQRRFMETLTPYARQFLPTLPRPDVERVLGVPPSIALEQRLTRAGGNSTVATVTEAAHYLRLLYAKVGDLHCPRCDAAVQSFSEEDLFRTLVESPGEDPVTVYAPAVRARKGTYLDLFTQAARAGLQSARVDGAIVAIDPPPRLQKAVEHTVDLIVHYGPLRDLERSTYERALAWGDGALRVRRGPPTAAPHPKEELWSTARTCPKCGTGVPEVDPRTFSFNTKQGQCERCEGRGTEDPEADIGDGGAKPCRECGGTRLSAVPRGVRLFGHTYPSFLAHDVASAHRVARNFRFQGRAAAIADAAHKELLRRLAFIENVGLGYLALDRAAYTLSGGEMQRLRLSAQIGSGLTGALYVLDEPTIGLHPRDTGRLLDNLRALTKTGSTVLVVEHDAETIAAADHVLDLGPHGGRQGGHVMAQGPAHEVLADPRSPTAAALLDRTRVVRANRSPASSALVLGGASAHNLKNVTFSVPVGRLTVVAGVSGSGKSTLVRKIFYPALRRTLGLVADVPLGRTTLKGARAVKRAVAVDQSPIGRTPRSVPATFLGIWDDIRRLFASLPDAKVRGYTAARFSFNTGSGGRCAECDGQGVIVSEMSFLPDVVTPCASCGGARFEPATLEIRYAGLSIGDVLRLSADDAAEVFKAHKKIASPLRTLGDLGVGYIALGQGSNTLSGGEAQRLKLAAELTAGLQHEPTVYVLDEPTTGLHLSDVKRLVTVLHRLVDRGDTLVVIEHHPDVIQSADWVVELGPEGGGDGGEIVFEGTPEALRKAKTATGRFLGREAKSARNRAVQRADSAP; translated from the coding sequence ATGCTCCCGGCAGTCCTTCGTGGCGCGCGCACGCACAACCTCAAGAACGTCAGCCTGACGTTTGAGCCGGGCGAGCTCGTGTGCCTCACGGGACCGAGCGGCGCCGGCAAGTCGTCGTTGGCCATCGACACGATTTACGCGGAAGGCCAACGGCGCTTCGTGGAGAGCTTCAGTCCCTACGCGCGCCAATTCCTCGAACGCTTGCCGCGCCCCCCCATCGACTCGCTCGATCCCGTCGCCGCCACCGTCGCCGTCGATCGGCGCGCCCCCATCAAGTCGAGCCGCTCGACGCTCGCCACCATGGCGGACCTGGAGCCGTACCTCGCGGGACTCTTCGCGCGAGAGGCCGTCCCCATGTGTCCCGACTGCGGTGAGCTGGCGGTCCCTACGGCGGCCGCCGAGGCCGTCGAGCGACTCCTCGCACAAGGCACGGAGAAGGAGCGCGTGCGCGTGAGCTACGTGGTCCGCGCGGCCGATGCGGAGGCGTTCCTGGAGCTGCGCGAAACACTCGCGAAGGAGGGCTACCGCCGCCTCGTCGTGGGCGGCACGCTGCGCGACGTCGACGACGTGAGGCCGAGCGAGGCAACGGCACCCGATGTGCGCCTCGAGGTCGTGCTCGATCGCGCAACGCTCGCCAAGCGCGAGACACGGCGCCTGCAGCAGGCCGTCGAGACAGCGTGGCTCCGCGGAGAAGGCCGAGCCGAGCTGCTCGTCGAGGGCACCGACGAGAGCGCGCCGAGGCGCCTCTCGCTAGCGCGAGGCCTCGCCTGCCCCCGGTGCAGCAAGGCCTTCGAGCCGGCGCGAGCCGCGCTCTTCTCGTACAACTCACCGCTCGGCGCGTGCCCCGCCTGCCGCGGCTTCGGCCGCACCATCGAGATCGACTGGGAGAAGGTCATCCCCGACACCTCAAGGTCGCTCGCGAAGGGCGCGATTCGCGCGTGGAGCGGCTCGAGCTCCGAGTGGGAGCGCGAGACGCTCATCCGCTTCGCCAAGAAGAAGAAGATCCCCCTCGACGTGCCGTGGGCGTCGCTCACGGACGCGCAGCGCGCCCTCGTCCTCGAAGGCGAAGGCGATTGGGAGGGCGGTAAGTACCCAGGCGTCCGCGCGTGGTTCAAGTGGCTCGAGTCGCGCACCTACAAGATGCACGTCCGCGTCTTTCTGGCCCGCTACCGCGACTACGTCCCTTGCACGGCCTGCCAGGGCGCGCGCCTCGGCGTGGTGCCGCTCAGCTACCGCGTCGGCGGCAAGAACCTCCGAGACTGGCACGCCGCCACCATCGCAGAGGCGCGCGCGAGCCTCGATGCCCTTGTCGTCGCTGATCCGCAAGGCAAGCGGCTCCAACAAGAGCTCGGGGCACGGCTTCGTTACCTCGAAGACGTCGGCCTCGCTTACCTGACGTTGGATCGGCAGGCACGCACGCTGTCGGGGGGTGAGGCGCAGCGCGCTGGTCTCACGACGGCCCTCGGTGCGTCGCTCACGGGCGCGCTCTTCGTCCTCGACGAACCGACCGTTGGCCTTCACGCGCTCGACGTGCCGGCCTTGGGCCGCGCCATTCAGCGGCTCGCCGACGCGGGCAACGGCGTCGTGCTGATCGAACACGACCGCACGCTCATCGAGAGCGCCGACCGCGTCATCGAGCTGGGCCCCGGCGCCGGGCACGACGGTGGCCACGTCCTCTTCGACGGCACGCCGGCGGCCCTCGCGAAGCGAACCGACCTCCCAACGGGTGCGGCCTGGAGCGCCGAAGATCGCAAGGGCTCGGCCGTCACCGAGCGCCGCAACGCAAGCGGTGCACTCGGCGTCCGCGGAGCGTCGGCAAACAATCTCGTCAACGTCGACGTCGACGTTCCCCTCGGCGTGCTTTGTGCGCTCACGGGACCGAGCGGTTCAGGCAAATCGACCTTGGCCGGCGACGTGATCTACCGCGCCGTGGCCCGCGCCCTCGGCGACGTCTCGGTCCCGGAAGCCAAGGGCCTCCGAACGGTCGACGGCATCGGCTCGCTCAAGCGCGCCGTCCTTGTGGATCAATCGCCGCTCGGTCGCACGGCGCGGGGGAACGCTGCAACCTACACGAAAGCGTGGGACCGGTTCCGCGCGCGCTTCGGCGCCGAGCCGGGAGCGACAATGCGAGGCCTGGGGCCTTCGCACTTTTCGTTTAACGTCGGCGGGCCCGGCTCGGGCCGCTGCGAGACATGCTCCGGCGAGGGCTACGAGACCGTCGAGATGCAGTTTCTCGCGGACGTCGCCATTTTGTGCGCCGCGTGCCTCGGAAAACGCTTCCGCCCCGAGGTCCTGGCGGTGAAACACGGTGGCTTGTCGGTGGCGGAGGTGCTCGAGCTCCCGGCGTCGCGGGCCCTCGAACTCTTCCACCCAAGAGAGGCGAAGGACCCGGTCCTCCATCGAGCGCTGTCGCCGCTCGTCCGGGTTGGCCTCGGGTACCTGCCCCTTGGGCAACCGCTGTCGACGCTCTCCGGCGGCGAGGCGCAACGGCTGAAGCTCGCCCGCGCCCTCGCGCAAGACGCGAAAGGCGCGCTCTTCGTCGTCGACGAGCCGAGCGCCGGCTTGCACGGCAGCGACACGCGCTACGTCATCGACGCGCTTCGAGCGCTGGTGGATGAGGGCGCCAGCGTGCTCGTCGTCGAGCACGATCTGGACGTCATCCGAAGCGCCGACTGGATCATTGACCTCGGCCCCGGGGGGGGGCCCGAGGGCGGCCGCGTGGTGGCGCAGGGCACCCCGGAGGACCTCGCCGCGTCGGACTCGCGAACGGGCATCGCGCTCCGAGAGCGCACCACGCTTCCGCGCCGCGGCGCGCTGGACCGGGGCCGCGCCCCAAACGCGATCACCGTCGAGAACGCGACCGAGCACAACCTGAAACACGTCTCGTGCAGCATTCCCCATGGCAAGCTCTCGGTGGTGACGGGCCCGAGCGGCTCGGGCAAGTCGTCGCTCGCGTTCGACGTGGTCTTCGCCGAAGGCCAGCGTCGTTTCATGGAGACGCTGACGCCCTACGCGCGGCAGTTCCTTCCAACGTTGCCAAGGCCCGACGTGGAGCGCGTCTTGGGCGTTCCCCCATCGATCGCGCTCGAGCAGCGGCTCACGCGCGCCGGTGGCAACTCGACGGTCGCGACGGTGACGGAAGCGGCGCACTACCTGAGGCTCCTCTACGCGAAGGTTGGTGACCTTCACTGCCCGCGTTGCGACGCCGCGGTGCAGTCGTTCTCGGAAGAGGATCTCTTTCGCACGCTCGTTGAGTCGCCGGGCGAAGACCCCGTCACGGTGTACGCGCCGGCGGTGCGCGCCCGGAAGGGCACGTACCTCGATCTCTTCACGCAGGCGGCCCGCGCAGGCCTCCAGAGCGCGCGCGTCGACGGCGCCATCGTCGCCATCGATCCGCCGCCGCGCCTCCAGAAGGCGGTGGAGCACACCGTCGACCTCATCGTTCACTACGGTCCGCTGCGGGACCTCGAACGGTCGACCTACGAGCGCGCGCTCGCGTGGGGCGACGGCGCCCTCCGCGTGCGGCGCGGCCCGCCGACGGCAGCGCCGCATCCGAAGGAGGAGCTGTGGTCGACGGCACGGACCTGCCCCAAGTGCGGCACCGGCGTGCCGGAGGTCGATCCGCGCACGTTCTCGTTCAACACGAAGCAAGGGCAATGCGAGCGGTGCGAAGGTCGCGGCACCGAAGATCCGGAGGCCGACATTGGCGACGGCGGCGCGAAGCCGTGCCGCGAGTGCGGCGGGACGCGCCTGTCGGCGGTGCCGCGCGGCGTTCGGCTCTTCGGCCATACCTATCCGTCGTTCCTGGCACACGACGTCGCGAGCGCGCATCGCGTCGCGCGGAACTTCCGGTTCCAGGGTCGCGCCGCGGCCATCGCGGACGCTGCGCACAAAGAGCTCCTTAGGCGGCTCGCCTTTATCGAGAACGTCGGCCTCGGGTACTTGGCGCTGGACCGCGCGGCCTACACGTTGTCCGGCGGCGAGATGCAGCGGCTGCGGCTCTCGGCGCAGATTGGCAGCGGCCTCACGGGCGCGCTGTACGTCCTCGACGAGCCGACCATCGGCCTTCACCCGCGCGACACGGGGCGCCTCTTGGACAACTTGAGGGCCCTCACGAAGACCGGCTCCACGGTGCTGGTCGTCGAACACGACGCCGAGACCATCGCCGCGGCGGACCACGTGCTCGATCTTGGCCCACACGGCGGCCGGCAGGGCGGCCACGTCATGGCGCAGGGACCGGCTCACGAGGTCCTCGCGGATCCGCGCTCCCCGACGGCAGCGGCTCTCCTCGATCGGACCCGCGTCGTACGCGCGAACCGCAGCCCGGCGTCGAGCGCGCTGGTGCTCGGCGGAGCCTCGGCGCACAACCTGAAGAACGTGACCTTCTCCGTGCCCGTCGGGCGCCTTACGGTTGTGGCTGGCGTGAGCGGCTCGGGCAAGTCGACGCTCGTTCGCAAGATCTTCTACCCGGCGCTGCGTCGCACCCTCGGCCTCGTGGCCGACGTGCCCTTGGGCCGCACGACGCTCAAGGGTGCGCGCGCCGTGAAGCGCGCCGTCGCCGTCGATCAGTCTCCCATCGGCCGAACGCCGCGCTCCGTGCCTGCCACCTTCCTCGGCATTTGGGACGACATCAGGCGCCTCTTTGCGAGCCTGCCCGACGCGAAGGTGCGCGGCTACACGGCGGCGCGCTTCTCGTTCAACACCGGGAGCGGCGGTCGCTGCGCCGAGTGCGATGGGCAGGGCGTCATCGTCTCGGAGATGTCGTTCCTGCCCGACGTCGTCACGCCGTGCGCGTCCTGCGGCGGCGCGCGCTTCGAGCCTGCGACGCTCGAGATTCGCTACGCAGGCCTGTCGATCGGTGACGTCCTGCGGCTCTCCGCCGACGACGCCGCAGAGGTCTTCAAGGCACACAAGAAGATCGCTTCGCCGCTCCGCACGCTGGGCGATCTCGGCGTGGGATACATCGCGCTCGGGCAGGGCTCCAACACGCTCTCCGGCGGTGAAGCCCAGCGCCTCAAGCTCGCCGCCGAGCTCACCGCCGGCCTGCAACACGAGCCGACGGTCTACGTGCTCGACGAACCCACCACGGGCCTCCACCTCTCCGACGTGAAGCGTCTCGTCACGGTCTTGCATCGCCTCGTCGATCGCGGCGACACGCTCGTGGTGATTGAGCATCATCCCGACGTCATCCAAAGCGCCGACTGGGTCGTCGAGCTCGGCCCCGAAGGTGGCGGCGACGGCGGCGAGATCGTCTTCGAGGGCACGCCGGAAGCGCTTCGCAAGGCGAAGACCGCGACGGGCCGCTTCTTGGGGCGAGAGGCAAAGAGCGCGCGCAATCGCGCCGTGCAGCGGGCCGACAGCGCCCCGTGA
- a CDS encoding oligopeptide transporter, OPT family, producing the protein MRELSVRGLILGTVLGMVFGASSLYLVLKVGLTVSASIPVAVISITFFRLLSKLGMKDATILENNIVQTAGSAGESIAFGVGVTMPAIMILGFDLEVTRVALVAVLGGLLGILMMIPLRRALIVQQHGVLKYPEGTACAEVLKAGASPESLAAASPSARAEAARLGGNDVSAKTIFAGFGIGLLYKTAMVALKGWRDTPEKIFGAPLKAGSLSCEISPELLGVGYIIGPRIASVMCAGGALAYLVLIPLIKFFGEGMTVALPPGTIPIAQMEPGQIRSAYVLYIGAGAVAAGGMISLAQSLPTIWRGLKEGLRDFAPRANATGGSAAGRKATSGASGETPRTERDLPMKTVLIGMFALVLAITLAPQLKMNVAGAVLVVVFGFLFVTVSSRLTGEIGSSSNPISGMTVAALLLTCLIFLVLGWTGSGYYVTALSIGAVVCIAASNGGTTSQDLKTGHLLGATPRLQQVAILIGALASALVLGPILLRLNDTGTVYVPVASASAAANASTAAPMHVEASTLHVREPLKGAQAQADAKSYLVWHKQDDVGGPPGKYLVDDKGDAVYLVDPGINGTHAKRPDGTPVAKFDAPKATLMSYIIKGILDRQLPWGLVLFGAMIAVVLEMSGIPSLAFAVGVYLPISSSTPILVGGAVRWLVDRGRRKKLLLKKLSEEDMVAESDKSPGVLMSSGYIAGGAIAGIIIAAVAGAFEKVDARLADWATKNNPLFAGPHANALSLVPFVLIVVALYLVGRELVLSAKNVDAG; encoded by the coding sequence ATGCGCGAGCTGTCGGTACGGGGCCTCATCCTCGGGACCGTGCTCGGCATGGTCTTCGGCGCCTCCTCCTTGTACCTGGTCTTGAAGGTCGGCCTGACGGTCAGCGCGTCGATTCCGGTTGCCGTCATCTCCATCACGTTCTTCCGGCTGCTCTCCAAGCTCGGCATGAAGGACGCGACGATCCTCGAGAACAACATCGTGCAGACAGCCGGGAGCGCCGGCGAGTCCATCGCCTTTGGCGTTGGCGTCACCATGCCAGCGATCATGATCTTGGGCTTCGACCTGGAGGTCACCCGGGTGGCGCTCGTGGCAGTGCTCGGCGGCTTGCTCGGCATCCTCATGATGATTCCGTTGCGGCGGGCGCTCATCGTCCAGCAGCACGGCGTGCTCAAGTATCCCGAGGGAACCGCCTGCGCGGAGGTCCTCAAGGCCGGCGCATCCCCCGAGTCGCTCGCCGCCGCTTCGCCGTCCGCGCGAGCGGAGGCCGCCCGCCTCGGTGGAAACGACGTGAGCGCGAAGACCATCTTCGCGGGCTTCGGCATCGGGCTCCTCTACAAGACCGCGATGGTGGCGCTGAAAGGCTGGCGCGACACGCCGGAGAAGATCTTCGGTGCGCCGCTCAAGGCCGGGAGCCTGTCGTGTGAGATCTCGCCGGAGCTGCTCGGCGTCGGTTACATCATCGGACCGCGCATCGCCTCGGTCATGTGCGCCGGCGGCGCGCTCGCGTACCTCGTCCTCATTCCGCTCATCAAGTTCTTCGGCGAGGGCATGACGGTGGCGCTGCCGCCGGGCACGATTCCCATCGCCCAGATGGAACCGGGGCAGATTCGCAGCGCCTATGTCCTCTACATCGGCGCCGGCGCCGTCGCCGCCGGCGGCATGATCAGCCTGGCTCAATCGCTGCCCACCATCTGGCGCGGCCTCAAAGAGGGGCTTCGCGATTTTGCGCCGCGCGCCAACGCGACCGGTGGAAGCGCGGCCGGTAGAAAGGCGACCAGCGGAGCAAGCGGCGAAACGCCCCGCACGGAGCGCGACCTGCCGATGAAGACCGTGCTCATCGGCATGTTCGCGTTGGTCTTGGCCATCACGCTCGCGCCTCAACTGAAGATGAACGTGGCCGGAGCCGTGCTGGTCGTCGTTTTTGGGTTCCTCTTCGTCACCGTGTCGTCGCGGCTCACCGGCGAGATCGGCTCCTCCTCCAACCCTATCTCGGGCATGACGGTCGCCGCGCTGCTCTTGACGTGCCTCATCTTCTTGGTGCTCGGCTGGACCGGCTCCGGCTACTACGTGACGGCCCTGAGCATCGGCGCCGTCGTTTGCATCGCCGCCTCGAACGGCGGCACGACGTCGCAAGATCTCAAGACCGGGCACCTCCTCGGTGCGACGCCGCGGCTCCAGCAAGTCGCCATCCTCATCGGGGCCCTCGCTTCGGCGCTCGTGCTTGGTCCGATTCTCCTTCGCTTGAACGACACGGGGACCGTCTACGTGCCGGTCGCCAGCGCCAGCGCCGCGGCCAACGCCAGCACCGCCGCGCCGATGCACGTCGAAGCGAGCACGCTCCACGTGCGCGAACCGCTGAAGGGTGCGCAGGCGCAGGCCGACGCGAAGAGCTACCTCGTCTGGCACAAGCAAGACGACGTCGGCGGCCCGCCCGGCAAATACCTCGTCGACGACAAGGGCGACGCCGTCTACCTCGTCGACCCGGGCATCAACGGCACGCACGCCAAGCGGCCCGACGGCACGCCGGTCGCAAAGTTCGACGCGCCCAAGGCCACGCTCATGTCGTACATCATCAAGGGCATCCTCGATCGGCAGCTGCCCTGGGGGCTCGTGCTCTTCGGCGCGATGATCGCCGTCGTGCTGGAGATGAGCGGCATCCCATCGCTCGCCTTCGCCGTTGGCGTTTACCTGCCCATCTCGTCGTCGACGCCGATCCTCGTGGGCGGCGCCGTGCGATGGCTCGTCGACCGCGGCCGTCGCAAGAAGCTCCTCCTAAAGAAGCTCTCGGAAGAAGACATGGTGGCGGAGAGCGACAAGAGCCCCGGCGTGCTTATGTCGTCGGGCTACATCGCGGGTGGCGCCATCGCCGGCATCATCATCGCGGCCGTCGCCGGCGCCTTTGAGAAGGTCGACGCGCGGCTCGCCGATTGGGCCACGAAGAACAATCCGCTCTTCGCGGGGCCGCACGCCAACGCTCTCTCTCTCGTGCCCTTCGTGCTGATCGTCGTCGCGCTCTACCTTGTGGGTCGCGAGTTGGTCCTCTCGGCGAAGAACGTCGACGCGGGCTGA
- the yhbY gene encoding ribosome assembly RNA-binding protein YhbY, with translation MATPKAPALSGPALRQLRALGHDLKPVVMLGKDGITDAVTAAASAALKTHELIKVKIQSEAPVDRHEGASALAEATGSALVQVLGRTFLLYKRAPKPKIILVKQRSA, from the coding sequence ATGGCAACCCCCAAAGCGCCCGCGCTCTCCGGCCCCGCCCTTCGCCAGCTTCGTGCGCTCGGCCACGATCTCAAGCCCGTCGTGATGCTCGGCAAAGACGGCATCACCGACGCGGTCACGGCGGCCGCGAGCGCCGCGCTCAAGACCCACGAGCTCATCAAGGTGAAGATCCAGTCGGAGGCGCCGGTGGATCGCCACGAGGGCGCCAGCGCGCTGGCCGAGGCCACCGGCTCCGCGTTGGTGCAGGTCCTCGGTCGGACGTTCCTCCTCTACAAGCGCGCCCCGAAGCCGAAGATCATCCTCGTCAAGCAACGCTCTGCCTAG
- a CDS encoding trypsin-like peptidase domain-containing protein, which yields MRRRLLALTLLALVPAFACTQEPREGEAPHEGTRHGTSSQEIVGGSADTTHPAVVSLSLKLSPTTSASCAGTGVRVSGTTGMIVTSAHCYVGFAGPASDIGIRFGPNSATPTSSFVASSFELFPTTQGGLYDNEHDLAVVTFNGASGATPLLPIVPPATYATYAKGAPFVSVGYGRVDPDGSIANTARNKLSVTLEAFAGGWVETKSAVGSTCKGDSGGALIDSSSGADRLAGVTQGGASATFCNAGSLNFAVGFYPPETATWLRAKGLAAPDGTQPNGADCTTDAMCASTACVHKGIVNDAGTIVGARDVCDAPLQNGYVCQRADQCASAYCAGAGGCQACNSASQCSASKPVCSQGKCTAAIVGSDAGVTTGGDAGGTPKDAAAVPSTDAGGTTSTTPDASAASGGSSVSGAPLPVTGAPDPGGSTTQSDAVPTRTDDGGGCRAAPNSAALKDAVAMMLGVALMTRRRRRR from the coding sequence ATGCGGCGAAGGCTCCTCGCGTTGACGCTCCTTGCCCTCGTCCCCGCCTTCGCGTGCACCCAAGAGCCTCGAGAAGGCGAAGCGCCACACGAAGGGACCCGCCACGGAACGTCGAGCCAAGAGATCGTCGGCGGCTCCGCCGACACGACGCACCCGGCGGTCGTCTCGCTGAGCCTCAAGCTGTCGCCAACGACCTCTGCAAGCTGCGCCGGGACCGGCGTTCGCGTTTCCGGGACGACGGGGATGATCGTCACGTCGGCCCACTGCTACGTCGGCTTCGCGGGGCCGGCGTCGGACATAGGGATTCGCTTCGGACCGAACTCGGCGACGCCCACGTCGAGCTTCGTCGCGTCGAGCTTCGAACTCTTCCCGACCACGCAAGGTGGTCTCTACGACAACGAACACGACCTCGCCGTCGTGACCTTCAACGGCGCCAGCGGAGCGACACCGCTCTTGCCCATCGTGCCGCCGGCGACCTACGCCACCTACGCGAAGGGCGCGCCCTTCGTCAGCGTGGGCTATGGCCGCGTCGACCCCGATGGCTCCATCGCCAACACGGCCCGCAACAAGCTGTCGGTCACGCTGGAGGCGTTCGCCGGCGGCTGGGTCGAGACGAAGTCGGCCGTTGGCTCGACGTGCAAGGGCGACAGCGGCGGCGCGCTCATCGACTCCTCGTCGGGCGCGGACCGCCTCGCCGGAGTGACCCAAGGCGGCGCGTCGGCGACCTTCTGCAACGCCGGCTCATTGAACTTCGCCGTCGGCTTCTACCCGCCGGAGACGGCGACGTGGCTTCGCGCCAAGGGCCTCGCGGCGCCCGACGGCACACAGCCCAACGGCGCCGATTGCACCACCGACGCAATGTGCGCATCAACGGCGTGCGTTCACAAGGGAATCGTCAACGATGCTGGGACCATCGTCGGAGCCCGTGACGTGTGCGACGCGCCGCTCCAAAACGGCTACGTGTGCCAACGCGCCGACCAGTGCGCGTCCGCCTATTGCGCCGGCGCCGGCGGGTGTCAGGCGTGCAACAGCGCGAGCCAGTGCAGCGCCTCGAAGCCCGTCTGCTCGCAGGGCAAGTGCACGGCGGCGATCGTTGGCAGTGACGCAGGCGTGACGACCGGAGGCGACGCCGGCGGGACACCGAAAGACGCCGCCGCGGTGCCATCGACCGACGCCGGCGGCACCACCTCGACGACTCCTGACGCGAGCGCCGCGAGCGGCGGCTCCTCCGTGAGCGGCGCTCCCCTGCCCGTCACCGGCGCGCCCGATCCCGGTGGCAGCACGACGCAATCGGACGCGGTCCCCACGAGGACGGACGACGGCGGCGGCTGCCGCGCGGCGCCGAACTCGGCGGCGTTGAAGGACGCTGTCGCAATGATGCTGGGCGTCGCCCTGATGACTCGACGGCGAAGGCGCCGCTGA
- a CDS encoding DUF4412 domain-containing protein, translating to MPLKSYASAALVLLVLVSSCGKGGDFEGRVTMTVARAGAPSSEMVFETAAGHVRLAMTSAGAGAGGYALVRPDGLAVFVSEADKAWSDLSMAKSRVAMAEANPPGTGAPTIKRTGRQEKVADQSCEVWEIAHTSGKRTEACIAQNFIGFDFGSLMPGAGPFAGGTDDVKKEKLFPMRSVEYDAAGKETSRMIVTRVEKTRIDKARFDVPKDYAYAKK from the coding sequence ATGCCCCTCAAGAGTTACGCGTCGGCCGCCCTAGTCCTCCTCGTGCTCGTGTCCAGCTGCGGCAAAGGTGGCGACTTCGAGGGCCGCGTGACCATGACCGTCGCCCGCGCTGGCGCGCCCTCTTCCGAGATGGTCTTCGAGACCGCGGCCGGCCACGTGCGACTCGCGATGACGTCGGCAGGCGCGGGTGCCGGCGGCTACGCGCTCGTTCGTCCCGATGGGCTCGCCGTCTTTGTGTCGGAGGCGGACAAGGCATGGTCCGATCTGTCGATGGCCAAGAGTCGTGTCGCCATGGCCGAAGCCAATCCGCCTGGCACCGGCGCGCCGACCATCAAGCGCACGGGACGCCAAGAGAAGGTGGCCGACCAGTCCTGCGAGGTCTGGGAGATCGCGCACACGAGCGGCAAGCGCACGGAGGCGTGTATCGCGCAAAACTTCATCGGCTTCGATTTCGGAAGCCTCATGCCTGGCGCAGGGCCCTTCGCTGGCGGCACCGACGACGTGAAGAAGGAGAAACTCTTCCCGATGCGGTCCGTTGAATACGACGCCGCTGGCAAAGAGACCTCGCGCATGATCGTGACGCGCGTCGAGAAGACGCGCATCGACAAGGCACGCTTCGACGTGCCCAAGGACTACGCCTACGCAAAGAAGTGA